The Henckelia pumila isolate YLH828 chromosome 2, ASM3356847v2, whole genome shotgun sequence genome includes a window with the following:
- the LOC140884713 gene encoding F-box protein At5g07610-like has product MFYLKPDNVITKQDDMETQLAFSPHDEIKSAEMVASTVDLLSEILLRLPTKSVVRFKLVSKRWFHLISDPRFCQLLNPNPNPAVGLFLPLSASNSGYEFVPFSSDKSSFEFVKNHLPSGVIRILQSCNGLMLCCRKISSDDDPEYFVYNPTTKKHSCIPIPPKPDYETDRGISKRIRGINLAFNPVESFRYKIVSACSFDSHFWIEVYSSHTRCWRVQSLQPFSSSADFERGVYWNDAVHWMDTDVDNARPLYFNVGTQTLSNMPKLPLAYSRHCKRDHYYFGESCDHLHFIDMRGPQVKLVVHELKRDYSEWFVKYRVDLSAVVVANPVMASIRGGDPMFWGGFVYEVLAAVRGEEEGDSFLVLRIPGKVVRYDIVLKSFRDLAETLERGIIVRSNSFKYPKVGGFQYIHSLCSSA; this is encoded by the coding sequence ATGTTTTACTTGAAACCGGATAATGTCATCACAAAACAAGACGACATGGAAACCCAGTTGGCATTCTCTCCACATGATGAGATCAAATCTGCAGAAATGGTGGCATCCACTGTTGATCTCTTATCTGAAATCTTGCTCCGCCTCCCAACAAAATCAGTAGTTCGTTTCAAATTAGTTTCCAAACGCTGGTTTCATCTCATCAGTGATCCAAGATTTTGTCAACTCCTCAATCCCAATCCCAATCCCGCAGTCGGCCTCTTCTTGCCCCTTTCCGCCTCGAATTCCGGATACGAATTCGTCCCTTTCAGTTCCGACAAGTCTTCTTTCGAATTCGTCAAGAATCATCTACCTTCTGGGGTGATCAGAATCTTGCAGTCTTGCAATGGCTTGATGCTTTGTTGCAGAAAGATCAGTAGTGATGATGATCCCGAGTACTTTGTTTACAATCCCACCACCAAGAAGCACTCGTGCATCCCAATCCCACCGAAACCAGATTATGAAACAGATCGTGGGATTTCGAAAAGAATCCGTGGGATCAACTTGGCTTTTAATCCCGTCGAGTCGTTTCGCTACAAAATTGTCTCTGCCTGCTCATTTGACTCACATTTCTGGATCGAAGTTTACTCGTCCCACACCCGCTGTTGGCGGGTGCAAAGCCTGCAGCCCTTCTCTTCTTCGGCGGATTTCGAGCGAGGCGTGTATTGGAACGACGCCGTACATTGGATGGATACAGACGTTGATAACGCAAGGCCATTGTACTTCAATGTCGGAACCCAAACACTGAGCAACATGCCGAAGCTGCCTCTTGCATACAGCAGACACTGTAAAAGAGATCACTATTACTTCGGAGAGTCATGCGATCACTTGCATTTCATCGACATGCGCGGCCCGCAAGTGAAGCTGGTCGTTCACGAGCTGAAAAGGGATTATTCGGAATGGTTCGTCAAGTACCGGGTCGATCTTTCGGCGGTCGTGGTGGCTAATCCTGTGATGGCTTCCATACGGGGGGGCGACCCCATGTTCTGGGGAGGATTCGTGTACGAGGTTTTGGCTGCGGTACGAGGTGAGGAAGAAGGGGACTCGTTCTTGGTTTTGAGGATTCCAGGGAAAGTCGTGAGATACGACATTGTGCTCAAGAGTTTCCGAGACTTGGCGGAGACGTTGGAACGTGGAATTATTGTTCGGTCGAATTCTTTCAAGTACCCAAAAGTTGGTGGCTTTCAGTATATTCACTCTCTTTGCTCATCTGcttga